Proteins from a genomic interval of Spiroplasma endosymbiont of Lonchoptera lutea:
- the dnaA gene encoding chromosomal replication initiator protein DnaA, which yields MSHKKMWEQVKTKLMGETIDPIIFNTYIKNTNIHSITNNNECIILVRSGFAKEILTKNLTNKIQIIINQVSNRQLSVKFLEQYEIENMPHQQYDECDDNLKSNKKKFTFTNFVKGACNQDAYQASLAVVKNLGVSWNPLFIYGNSGLGKTHLLHAVENEIIKNNPNIKIRYLSSEEFGRMFLEIYNHGIDAIEDFKDSFNNYQVLLIDDIQLLAKRNKTNEIFFNIFNRFIDDNKQIILTSDKYPDELDGFEQRMVSRFQSGLSVCLDAPDFETALNILNLKVKEVNYYSATVFAKEVLEFIALNFNTDVRKLEGALNRMIFFSVMNISAEKIIELEDVKEAFKSSNIIIDKREKITIKKIKQIVAEYYNIPVKLLISKTRVANITIARHLAMFLARTLIDEPFSRIGIEFGGKDHSTVMNACQKIEILIKNNKEFAKVVHLLIAKCQG from the coding sequence ATGAGTCATAAAAAAATGTGAGAACAAGTTAAAACAAAATTAATGGGTGAAACAATTGATCCAATTATTTTTAATACTTATATTAAAAATACTAATATTCATTCAATTACTAATAATAATGAATGTATCATTTTAGTTCGGAGTGGTTTTGCAAAAGAAATTTTAACAAAAAATTTAACTAATAAAATTCAAATTATTATTAATCAAGTTAGTAATCGGCAACTAAGTGTTAAATTCCTTGAACAATATGAAATTGAAAATATGCCCCATCAACAATATGATGAATGTGATGATAATTTAAAAAGTAATAAAAAAAAATTTACCTTTACTAACTTTGTTAAAGGAGCTTGTAATCAAGATGCTTATCAAGCATCATTAGCTGTTGTTAAAAATCTTGGTGTTAGTTGAAATCCATTATTTATTTATGGAAATTCAGGACTAGGTAAAACGCATTTATTACACGCTGTAGAAAATGAAATTATTAAAAATAATCCTAATATTAAAATTCGCTACTTATCTTCAGAAGAATTCGGTCGCATGTTCTTAGAAATATATAATCATGGCATTGATGCGATTGAAGATTTTAAGGATTCTTTTAATAATTATCAAGTATTATTAATTGATGATATTCAATTATTAGCCAAAAGAAACAAAACTAATGAAATCTTTTTTAATATTTTTAATCGTTTTATTGATGACAATAAACAAATTATTCTAACTTCTGATAAATATCCTGATGAATTAGATGGTTTTGAACAAAGGATGGTGTCACGATTTCAAAGCGGATTAAGTGTTTGCTTAGATGCTCCTGATTTTGAAACAGCCTTAAATATCTTAAACCTAAAAGTTAAAGAAGTTAATTATTATAGTGCAACGGTTTTTGCCAAAGAAGTTTTAGAATTTATTGCCTTAAATTTTAATACTGATGTTCGAAAATTAGAAGGAGCTTTAAATCGGATGATTTTCTTCTCAGTAATGAACATTAGTGCTGAAAAAATAATTGAATTAGAAGATGTTAAAGAAGCATTTAAAAGTTCAAATATTATTATTGACAAGCGAGAAAAAATTACTATTAAAAAAATTAAACAAATTGTTGCCGAATATTATAATATTCCTGTTAAGTTGCTGATTAGTAAAACTAGAGTTGCAAACATTACCATTGCCCGTCATTTAGCAATGTTTTTAGCAAGAACGCTTATTGATGAACCGTTTTCACGGATTGGGATTGAATTTGGTGGTAAAGACCATTCAACGGTAATGAATGCCTGTCAAAAAATTGAGATTTTAATTAAAAATAATAAAGAATTTGCTAAAGTAGTTCATTTGTTAATTGCTAAATGTCAAGGATAA
- the dnaN gene encoding DNA polymerase III subunit beta, with amino-acid sequence MIITISRTRLLNEINKISRIISYKSPLPALTGLLFEVKPDKLVLIGSSGTLSMQVEIKVNESKLQIEELGKTLIKVRFVSEVIRKIESEIIRIEVVEGSVIRINANNFDSQLNTLDVNQYPKILFDTRGQEFIISDGVLKAIVNQVGFAIGEQERNIIFTGIHFLFSKGKLKVTATDSFRLASKEINFPYYSEDDYEVIIPGKVIQEVNKISEKNNDVTIIINERNVVFKINNTILQSKIIDGKYPNINKIIPESYNSKIVINNRDLLNAIDRASVLSHEISNTTIKLNISNDKIKVESSSSEIGNSNEHLSKFQLSGEIMNIAFRSQYMLDAIRAFKTSNLNINLTAEDKPIIITSDEDPTLLQLVLPMRTY; translated from the coding sequence ATGATTATTACTATTTCTCGCACAAGATTATTAAATGAAATTAATAAGATTTCACGAATCATTTCATATAAATCACCATTACCAGCATTAACAGGTCTATTATTTGAAGTTAAACCTGATAAGTTAGTTTTAATTGGTTCTTCGGGAACATTATCAATGCAAGTCGAAATTAAAGTTAATGAAAGTAAATTACAAATTGAAGAATTGGGAAAAACTTTAATTAAAGTACGATTTGTTAGTGAAGTGATTCGGAAAATTGAAAGTGAAATTATTCGCATTGAAGTTGTTGAAGGTAGTGTAATTCGTATTAATGCGAATAATTTTGATTCGCAATTAAATACTTTAGATGTTAATCAGTATCCTAAAATTTTATTTGATACTAGGGGGCAAGAATTTATTATTAGTGATGGTGTTTTAAAAGCAATTGTTAATCAAGTTGGATTTGCAATTGGTGAACAAGAGAGAAATATTATTTTTACAGGGATTCATTTTTTGTTTAGTAAGGGAAAATTAAAGGTTACAGCTACTGATTCATTTCGATTAGCTAGTAAAGAGATAAATTTTCCGTATTATAGTGAGGATGATTATGAAGTTATTATTCCAGGAAAAGTAATTCAAGAAGTAAATAAGATTAGTGAAAAAAATAATGATGTTACGATAATTATTAATGAAAGAAATGTTGTTTTTAAGATTAATAATACAATTTTACAATCAAAAATTATTGATGGTAAGTATCCTAATATTAATAAAATTATTCCTGAAAGTTATAATAGTAAGATTGTGATTAATAATCGTGATTTATTAAATGCCATTGATCGTGCTAGTGTATTAAGTCACGAAATTAGTAATACTACAATTAAGTTAAATATTAGTAATGATAAAATTAAGGTAGAGTCTAGTTCTAGTGAGATTGGTAATTCTAATGAGCATTTAAGCAAGTTTCAGTTATCTGGTGAGATAATGAATATTGCGTTTCGCTCACAGTATATGCTTGATGCAATTAGAGCTTTTAAGACTAGTAATTTAAATATTAATTTAACGGCTGAAGATAAACCAATTATTATTACTAGTGATGAAGATCCAACATTATTACAGTTAGTCTTACCAATGCGAACTTATTAG
- a CDS encoding IS30 family transposase: protein MSTTYKYLTIESIIAIKEYKSYGFSIRKIAKAIDYSKSTVHRVCKLLNQNLLPLEILNQVQKNKQNAGRKLIILTLTEINTINHLLITKNYALDIIADFLKKNKIKNISTKTLYNMFKTNRMGFDEKNLLRKGKNKPHKQKETRGRINNCKSIHERNLIIPNIKNIQEFGHLEGDTIVGKDHKSSIITLADIWSKITIPLKTKNHKAESITQSIIKFISKLIPGTIKTITFDRGKEFSKWKLIEKNCNVKIYFADAGKPCQRGLNENNNGILRRYLPKSTDLSSYKQKDLNSIAFQINSTPRKSLSYKRPIDLIQLF from the coding sequence ATTAGCACAACGTATAAGTATCTGACTATTGAATCAATAATAGCAATAAAAGAATATAAAAGTTATGGATTTTCTATTCGTAAAATAGCAAAAGCAATTGATTATAGTAAATCAACTGTACACAGAGTTTGTAAATTATTAAATCAAAACTTATTACCATTAGAAATATTGAATCAAGTTCAAAAAAATAAACAAAATGCAGGTAGAAAATTAATAATTTTAACTTTAACAGAAATTAATACTATCAATCATTTGTTAATTACTAAAAATTATGCTCTTGATATAATTGCTGATTTTTTAAAGAAAAATAAAATAAAAAATATTTCAACAAAAACTTTATATAACATGTTTAAAACAAATCGAATGGGTTTTGATGAAAAAAATTTATTGAGAAAAGGCAAAAATAAACCTCATAAACAAAAAGAAACTAGGGGCAGAATTAATAATTGTAAATCTATTCATGAAAGAAATTTAATCATTCCAAATATTAAAAATATACAAGAATTTGGCCATTTAGAGGGAGATACTATCGTTGGTAAAGATCATAAAAGTTCTATTATTACTTTAGCTGATATATGATCAAAAATCACAATTCCTTTGAAAACTAAAAATCATAAAGCAGAAAGTATTACACAAAGTATAATAAAATTTATTTCAAAATTAATACCAGGAACAATTAAAACTATTACTTTTGATCGTGGTAAAGAATTTAGTAAATGAAAATTAATTGAAAAAAATTGTAATGTTAAAATTTATTTTGCAGATGCCGGCAAACCTTGTCAAAGAGGTTTAAATGAGAACAATAATGGTATTTTAAGAAGATATTTACCAAAATCTACTGATTTATCTTCATATAAACAAAAAGACTTAAATTCTATAGCATTTCAAATTAATTCTACACCCAGAAAATCATTATCTTATAAAAGACCAATAGATTTAATACAATTATTTTAA
- the gyrB gene encoding DNA topoisomerase (ATP-hydrolyzing) subunit B: MVLKRKYDASSIQILEDLEAVRKRPGMYIGNISKEGWHHLAWEIISNSIDEVMGGYCNEIKITLLNDNEIIIEDNGRGIPVDIHPKSKISVLETVFTVLHAGGKFDGETYKVSGGLHGVGASVVNALSSYLDVTIYRDGNIYDLKFHNGGKIKEALKITGTTDKRGTLVRFMPDISIFEEGQSFNYTTLKTRLKQLAFLNKRLKIILIDEKAQRQVVFQYFNGLRDYVADLNSDRVVIHKEIIYSDYQYDDTHIEFAAQYNDTYHTQLYSFCNNINTSEGGTHEEGLRLALTREINKYALNNKYIKSNDEKLLWDDLKEGLVALLSLKISDPQYEGQTKAKLSNKVARQIVSNAIGNVIKNFLMENPQIAKNILEKTLLAFRARMAARKAREITRKKNLLDVAPLPGKLADCSSNDAKISELYMVEGDSAGGTAKMGRDRNFQAILSLKGKVLNVEKARIERVLENDEILTMITSLGCGVNKDFNIDRLRYHKVIIMTDADVDGAHIRTLLLTFFYRYMHELIVTGCVYIAQPPLYKIQVGKKSNYVYSDQELENFKKSLKDDQKFSIQRYKGLGEMNAEQLWSTTMNPENRQLLKVTIEDASIADMTFIMLMGEQVEPRKIFIEENAQYGKHLDI; the protein is encoded by the coding sequence TTAGTGTTGAAAAGAAAATATGATGCATCTTCAATTCAAATTTTAGAAGATTTAGAAGCAGTTCGTAAACGACCAGGAATGTATATTGGAAATATTTCTAAAGAAGGATGACATCATTTAGCATGAGAAATTATTAGTAATTCAATTGATGAGGTTATGGGTGGCTATTGTAACGAAATTAAAATTACTTTGTTAAATGATAATGAAATTATTATTGAAGATAATGGTCGTGGAATTCCAGTTGATATTCATCCTAAAAGTAAAATTTCTGTTTTAGAAACAGTATTTACTGTATTGCATGCTGGTGGTAAGTTTGATGGTGAAACTTATAAAGTATCTGGTGGTCTTCACGGTGTGGGAGCATCGGTTGTTAATGCTTTAAGTAGTTATTTAGATGTCACGATATATCGTGATGGTAATATTTATGATTTAAAATTTCATAATGGAGGAAAAATCAAAGAAGCTTTAAAAATTACGGGCACAACTGACAAAAGAGGAACGCTTGTTCGTTTTATGCCGGACATTAGTATTTTTGAAGAAGGTCAGTCATTTAATTACACAACTTTAAAAACGCGATTAAAACAATTAGCATTTTTAAATAAGCGTTTAAAAATTATTCTTATTGATGAAAAAGCACAACGCCAAGTAGTATTTCAATATTTTAATGGGCTTCGTGATTATGTTGCTGATTTAAATAGTGACCGCGTTGTTATTCATAAGGAAATAATTTATAGTGATTACCAATATGATGATACTCATATTGAATTTGCTGCGCAATATAATGATACATATCATACGCAGTTATATTCTTTTTGTAACAACATTAATACTTCTGAAGGTGGAACGCATGAAGAAGGATTACGGTTGGCACTAACAAGAGAAATAAATAAATATGCATTAAATAATAAGTATATTAAAAGTAATGATGAAAAATTATTATGAGATGATTTAAAAGAAGGTTTAGTTGCTTTACTTTCTCTTAAAATATCTGATCCGCAATATGAAGGACAAACAAAAGCTAAATTAAGTAATAAAGTTGCTAGACAAATAGTTTCTAATGCGATTGGTAATGTTATTAAAAATTTTCTAATGGAAAATCCACAAATTGCGAAGAATATTTTAGAAAAAACATTATTAGCTTTTAGAGCAAGAATGGCAGCAAGAAAAGCTCGTGAAATTACTCGTAAGAAAAATTTACTTGATGTGGCACCATTACCAGGTAAATTAGCTGATTGTAGTAGTAATGATGCTAAGATTAGTGAACTTTATATGGTTGAAGGTGATTCGGCTGGTGGTACTGCGAAAATGGGACGAGACCGTAATTTTCAAGCTATTTTATCATTAAAAGGTAAAGTTCTTAATGTTGAAAAAGCAAGAATTGAACGAGTGTTAGAAAATGATGAAATTTTAACAATGATAACATCATTAGGTTGTGGTGTTAATAAAGATTTTAATATTGACAGGTTACGATATCATAAGGTAATAATTATGACGGATGCTGATGTTGATGGTGCTCATATTCGAACGCTATTACTAACATTTTTTTATCGTTATATGCACGAATTAATTGTCACTGGTTGTGTGTATATTGCACAACCACCACTATATAAAATTCAAGTTGGTAAAAAGAGTAATTATGTATATTCTGATCAAGAATTAGAAAATTTTAAAAAATCGTTAAAAGATGATCAAAAATTTAGTATTCAAAGATATAAAGGACTTGGAGAAATGAATGCTGAACAATTATGAAGTACGACAATGAATCCTGAAAATCGCCAGTTACTAAAAGTAACAATTGAAGATGCTAGTATTGCTGATATGACTTTTATTATGTTAATGGGTGAACAAGTAGAACCACGAAAAATATTTATTGAAGAGAATGCCCAGTATGGTAAGCATCTTGACATTTAG
- the gyrA gene encoding DNA gyrase subunit A: MNLDKQHNVKDIDISKEMQESFLEYAMSVIVSRAIPDVRDGLKPVHRRILYAMYDLGITYDKPYKKSARITGEIIGKYHPHGDTAVYYSMVRMAQEFSSRYPLVDGQGNFGSIDGDNPAAMRYTESRMSKLANELVNDMNKDTVDFVDNYDSTEREPKVLPASFPNLLVNGSKGIAVSITTDIPPHNLNEVIDALIYVLENPQVTIEQLISQDIVKGPDFPTGASIIGNQRIRKAYLTGRDTITVRGKVSEETFKNGRKALIINEIPYQLNKTRLIERISHLVKNKEIQGIYALRDESNHEGIRVVMELKNDVSSKILLNKLYKMTPLQSTHSINLIALNNGRPKLMNLLQILQAYLEHQFVVLVRKTKFELQKNQDRAHICEGLVIALSNIDAIVRLIKSTTAPTEAIDKLVSEFALSKIQAQAILQMRLQRLTGLEQVKLEEELQTLNDEIAQCQKVLQDVSEQTKIISKQLITIKNNYGDPRRTIITSDEEDISIDEISLIKNEPVVIIFSENGYIKRLNLDEYRTQKRGGTGVNTINLGETDDTRIIIIANTHDDILFFSDVGKVYCLKAYEISSFSRVARGTPIINLINIERKEKIKTLIAVNSENSKQYLFFITKNGIVKRTAIGEFDSIRKTGKIAIDFKTNDSLVEVLLTTGDTKIIIATSNGKAIHFNEKEIRLLQRKATGIKGIMLDNDCFVIGGCTSATGSNIITISENGLSKITPLQSFRLTKRATKGVKAMKLTPKTGDIVTIKAIKGNEEMLIVTNNGIGIRINLSEMKISQRNSSGVKLIKLKSEQKIKTSAIISVN; encoded by the coding sequence ATGAATTTAGATAAGCAACATAATGTCAAAGATATTGATATTAGTAAAGAAATGCAAGAAAGCTTTTTAGAATATGCAATGTCAGTTATTGTTTCCCGAGCGATTCCTGATGTTCGTGATGGTTTAAAACCAGTGCATCGCCGAATTTTATATGCTATGTATGATTTAGGAATAACTTATGACAAACCATATAAAAAATCAGCCCGAATTACGGGAGAAATTATTGGGAAATATCACCCGCATGGTGATACTGCTGTGTATTATTCAATGGTCAGAATGGCACAAGAATTTTCATCACGCTATCCGTTAGTTGATGGTCAAGGAAATTTTGGTTCGATTGATGGCGATAATCCAGCCGCGATGCGTTATACGGAATCACGAATGAGTAAATTAGCTAATGAATTAGTAAATGATATGAATAAGGATACGGTAGATTTTGTTGATAATTATGATAGTACCGAACGAGAACCGAAAGTATTACCAGCATCTTTTCCTAACTTACTAGTTAATGGTTCAAAAGGAATTGCTGTTAGTATTACAACGGATATTCCGCCACATAACTTAAATGAAGTTATTGATGCTTTAATTTATGTTTTGGAAAATCCTCAGGTTACAATTGAACAATTAATTTCACAAGACATTGTTAAAGGACCAGACTTTCCCACGGGAGCAAGTATTATTGGTAATCAAAGAATTAGAAAAGCCTATTTAACAGGTCGTGATACGATTACGGTGCGGGGAAAAGTAAGTGAAGAAACATTTAAAAACGGTCGTAAAGCTTTAATTATTAATGAAATTCCGTATCAATTAAATAAAACTCGCTTAATTGAAAGAATATCGCACTTAGTAAAAAATAAAGAAATACAAGGTATTTATGCATTACGCGATGAATCTAATCACGAAGGGATTAGAGTAGTAATGGAATTAAAAAATGATGTTAGTAGTAAAATTTTATTGAATAAGTTATATAAAATGACACCGTTACAATCAACACATTCAATTAATTTAATTGCTTTAAATAATGGTCGTCCCAAACTTATGAATTTACTTCAAATTTTACAAGCATATTTAGAACATCAATTTGTTGTTTTAGTTCGAAAAACTAAGTTTGAATTACAAAAAAATCAAGACCGTGCTCATATTTGTGAAGGATTAGTTATTGCTTTATCTAATATTGATGCCATTGTTCGTTTAATTAAAAGCACAACCGCACCAACAGAAGCAATTGACAAATTAGTTAGCGAATTTGCGTTAAGTAAAATTCAAGCTCAAGCGATTTTGCAAATGCGTTTGCAAAGATTAACTGGTTTAGAACAAGTTAAATTAGAAGAAGAATTACAAACATTAAATGATGAGATTGCTCAATGTCAAAAAGTTTTACAAGATGTCAGTGAACAAACAAAAATTATTAGTAAGCAGTTAATAACAATTAAAAATAATTATGGTGATCCGCGAAGAACAATTATTACTAGTGATGAAGAGGATATTAGCATTGATGAAATATCGTTAATTAAAAATGAACCCGTAGTTATTATTTTTTCTGAAAATGGTTATATTAAGCGGTTAAATTTAGATGAATATCGTACCCAAAAACGCGGTGGGACGGGTGTTAATACAATAAATTTAGGTGAAACCGATGATACCAGAATAATTATTATTGCTAATACGCACGATGATATTTTGTTTTTTAGTGATGTCGGTAAAGTATATTGTTTAAAAGCTTATGAAATTAGTAGTTTTTCACGCGTAGCAAGAGGAACGCCAATTATTAATCTAATTAATATTGAACGAAAAGAAAAAATTAAAACTTTAATTGCCGTAAATTCAGAAAATAGTAAACAGTATTTATTTTTTATTACTAAAAATGGGATTGTGAAACGCACTGCTATTGGTGAGTTTGATTCAATTCGTAAAACAGGTAAAATTGCAATTGATTTTAAAACTAATGATAGTCTTGTTGAAGTTTTATTAACAACCGGTGATACGAAAATTATTATTGCTACTAGTAATGGTAAAGCAATTCATTTTAATGAAAAGGAAATTCGTTTATTACAAAGAAAAGCCACAGGAATTAAAGGAATTATGTTAGATAATGATTGCTTTGTTATTGGGGGCTGTACTAGTGCGACGGGAAGTAATATTATTACTATTTCTGAAAATGGTTTAAGTAAAATAACGCCTTTGCAGTCATTTCGTTTAACAAAAAGAGCTACTAAAGGTGTTAAAGCAATGAAATTAACTCCTAAAACCGGTGATATTGTTACGATTAAAGCTATTAAAGGTAATGAAGAGATGTTAATTGTTACGAATAATGGTATTGGGATTCGTATTAATTTGAGTGAAATGAAAATTTCTCAAAGAAATAGTAGTGGTGTTAAACTAATTAAGTTAAAATCAGAACAAAAGATAAAAACTAGTGCTATTATTTCTGTTAACTAG